The following proteins are encoded in a genomic region of [Eubacterium] hominis:
- a CDS encoding PTS lactose/cellobiose transporter subunit IIA: MTSEQYAFQLILHSGNARSIAYEALEKAKEKQIKESLSMMEESKKELIEAQKIHAEMLRIMANDEEKIKIDLLLMHAEDHIASSAVTVDLTKEIIYLYQKMEG; the protein is encoded by the coding sequence ATGACATCAGAACAATATGCATTTCAGTTAATTTTACACAGTGGAAATGCTAGAAGTATTGCTTATGAAGCATTAGAAAAAGCAAAAGAAAAACAAATTAAAGAAAGTCTTTCCATGATGGAGGAATCAAAAAAGGAGTTGATTGAAGCTCAAAAGATTCATGCGGAAATGTTGCGCATTATGGCCAACGATGAAGAAAAAATAAAAATAGATCTGCTTCTTATGCATGCTGAAGATCACATCGCTTCATCCGCAGTCACCGTGGATTTAACAAAAGAAATTATTTATTTATATCAAAAAATGGAGGGATGA
- a CDS encoding ChbG/HpnK family deacetylase: MKKILIRADDLGYSEGVNYGIAKSVKEGIIKSVGVMSNMPTVAHGLKLLEGVDVCLGQHTNICVGKPLVDPSLIPSITNEHGEFKSSKEYRSAKEDFVVLDEVILEIEAQYERFVELTGRQPQYFEGHAVSSKNFFKGLEIVANRHGLKYNGMAPGSEPMMVGNTMVYMWMDSMNPDYDPEKLLKDMVMHAHDGAADVMVCHPGYLDGYILKHSSLTIPRTMEVDMACDPAIKQWLKEQDVMQITYEDL; encoded by the coding sequence ATGAAAAAAATCTTAATACGTGCAGATGATCTGGGCTATAGTGAAGGTGTAAACTATGGCATCGCAAAAAGTGTAAAGGAAGGCATTATTAAATCTGTTGGTGTGATGAGTAATATGCCAACGGTGGCACATGGTTTAAAATTATTAGAAGGTGTAGATGTATGTTTAGGTCAACATACCAATATCTGTGTAGGAAAACCTTTGGTTGATCCATCATTGATCCCTAGCATTACGAACGAACATGGTGAGTTTAAATCATCAAAAGAATATCGCAGTGCCAAAGAAGATTTTGTGGTATTGGATGAAGTGATTTTAGAAATTGAAGCGCAATATGAACGCTTTGTGGAACTAACAGGTAGACAACCGCAATATTTTGAAGGGCATGCCGTTTCCAGTAAAAACTTTTTCAAAGGTTTAGAGATTGTCGCAAATCGTCATGGTTTAAAATACAATGGAATGGCTCCGGGAAGTGAACCAATGATGGTTGGAAATACAATGGTTTATATGTGGATGGATAGTATGAATCCAGATTATGATCCTGAAAAACTTCTAAAGGATATGGTTATGCATGCACATGATGGCGCAGCTGATGTTATGGTATGTCACCCGGGTTACTTAGATGGATACATTTTAAAGCATTCATCTCTAACAATTCCTAGAACGATGGAAGTGGATATGGCATGTGATCCTGCAATAAAACAATGGTTAAAGGAACAGGATGTTATGCAGATTACTTATGAGGATTTATAG
- a CDS encoding PTS transporter subunit EIIC — MSKYEQMASEILAGVGGKENVTFVAHCMTRLRFNLKDQSKVKLDDIKSMKGVLGCQFSSGQFQVIIGQTVEHVYKEVCTQGGFTLSDSIEEPSEKTKEKLTLKKVGSNILETLSGCVVPLIPLMMAASMFKMLVAVLGPSMLNVLSETDDLYTLFTFVGDAGFYFFPIVLGYTASKKFNVTPVVGMFLGCIMMHPTFVNIATEGTLFTVYGIPCNAQNYASTLLPIILSIWVMSYIEKFFKRILPQALKTIFVPFLSIAVMIPICLCVLGPIGSILGNYICNFLLGLDQIPGIGFLAVAIIAALWEFVVMSGMHVVFITALVMTFAQAGQESLVSVGGAIASLSVAGMLLGSFLKIKNTEEKSLTFGYFIASIIGGVTEPGLYGNGIKYKRPFIGLIIGGFAGGLYAGIMHVACYAMVPVASFIGLTAFAGGPASNLINGVISCGIGFLVAAVVTYFTGYAKDDPVLTK; from the coding sequence ATGAGTAAATATGAACAAATGGCAAGTGAGATTTTAGCAGGTGTGGGAGGTAAAGAAAATGTTACGTTCGTAGCACACTGCATGACAAGATTACGTTTTAATTTAAAAGATCAAAGTAAGGTAAAATTAGATGATATCAAAAGTATGAAGGGAGTATTAGGCTGTCAATTTTCTAGTGGACAGTTTCAGGTTATCATTGGTCAGACTGTAGAACACGTATATAAAGAAGTATGTACACAAGGTGGATTTACATTAAGTGATTCCATTGAAGAACCAAGTGAAAAAACAAAAGAAAAGCTAACATTGAAAAAGGTTGGAAGTAATATTCTTGAAACTTTATCTGGATGTGTTGTGCCATTGATTCCATTGATGATGGCTGCATCTATGTTTAAAATGCTAGTCGCAGTTTTAGGCCCAAGCATGTTGAATGTTCTATCAGAAACAGATGATTTATATACACTATTTACCTTTGTTGGGGATGCAGGATTTTATTTCTTCCCAATTGTATTAGGATATACAGCATCTAAAAAGTTCAATGTAACACCAGTTGTAGGTATGTTCTTGGGATGTATTATGATGCATCCGACATTTGTGAATATTGCTACGGAAGGAACACTATTTACTGTTTATGGTATTCCATGTAACGCACAAAATTATGCATCTACATTATTACCAATCATCTTATCTATCTGGGTAATGAGTTATATAGAAAAATTCTTTAAACGTATTTTACCACAAGCATTAAAAACGATTTTCGTACCATTCCTAAGTATCGCAGTAATGATTCCTATCTGTTTATGTGTATTAGGACCAATTGGTTCTATCTTAGGTAATTATATTTGTAATTTCTTATTAGGACTTGATCAGATTCCTGGCATTGGATTCTTGGCAGTAGCAATCATAGCTGCACTATGGGAGTTTGTTGTTATGAGTGGTATGCATGTTGTATTTATCACAGCATTAGTCATGACATTTGCACAGGCTGGACAAGAAAGTTTAGTGTCTGTCGGTGGTGCCATTGCTTCTTTATCTGTTGCTGGCATGTTGTTGGGCTCTTTCTTGAAAATTAAAAATACAGAAGAAAAATCATTGACTTTTGGATACTTCATTGCTTCAATAATAGGTGGAGTAACAGAACCTGGTTTATATGGTAATGGTATAAAATATAAACGTCCATTTATTGGATTGATCATTGGAGGATTTGCTGGTGGATTATATGCAGGTATCATGCATGTCGCATGTTATGCTATGGTTCCAGTCGCAAGCTTTATTGGGTTAACAGCTTTTGCTGGCGGTCCTGCTTCTAATTTGATAAATGGTGTAATCAGCTGTGGAATTGGTTTTTTGGTTGCCGCAGTTGTAACTTATTTTACAGGATATGCAAAAGATGATCCTGTATTAACAAAATAA
- a CDS encoding PRD domain-containing protein — translation MKVIKKINNNIALCVDDNDRELIAVGTGIGFKPCPYVIEDLNVIQRTFYDVDAMYFNLLNEIDVDVLETAAKIVDIARMKIKSELSPNVVFTLADHIAFAIERVKKNINIQAPLYNDIQYLYETEFALGETAVKLIQKTMNIRLPKGEASNIAMHFVNAETVTSISQQMPNSDEVIEEITELIGEDFQIHINKNSFNYSRFTSHLLYLLKRQEKKDSITSENKKMFEYVKNENPQTYACALHIKKYLQNEMNWSLHEEDLLYLMLHINRLCAREDCHQ, via the coding sequence ATGAAAGTCATAAAAAAGATAAACAACAATATTGCATTATGTGTTGATGATAATGATCGTGAATTAATTGCTGTAGGTACAGGGATTGGTTTTAAGCCTTGTCCATATGTGATAGAAGATTTAAATGTAATACAAAGAACCTTCTATGATGTAGATGCAATGTATTTCAATCTGTTGAATGAAATTGATGTGGATGTATTAGAAACTGCTGCGAAAATTGTGGATATTGCCAGGATGAAAATCAAAAGTGAATTAAGTCCTAACGTTGTATTTACATTAGCCGATCATATTGCATTCGCAATTGAACGCGTAAAGAAAAACATCAATATACAGGCACCATTATACAACGATATCCAATATTTATATGAAACAGAATTCGCACTGGGAGAAACAGCTGTAAAGCTGATACAGAAAACGATGAATATTCGATTACCAAAAGGAGAGGCAAGCAATATTGCCATGCATTTTGTGAATGCAGAAACTGTGACATCGATATCACAACAGATGCCAAACAGCGATGAAGTGATTGAGGAAATTACAGAATTAATTGGTGAAGATTTTCAAATTCATATCAATAAAAACAGTTTCAACTACTCCCGATTCACGTCACATCTTTTATATCTTCTGAAACGTCAGGAGAAAAAGGATTCTATTACCAGTGAAAATAAAAAAATGTTTGAATATGTAAAGAATGAAAATCCGCAAACATATGCGTGTGCTTTACATATCAAAAAATATCTACAAAATGAAATGAATTGGAGTCTTCATGAAGAAGATTTATTATACTTAATGTTACATATCAATCGATTATGTGCAAGAGAGGATTGTCATCAATAG
- a CDS encoding helix-turn-helix transcriptional regulator, with the protein MMIKGYNEVYLDDVMEEFAVMFDYAVNNQHMDIDTFGALFLDSPVCHGIEIGNPYYINKGGSELVMLVLESHHLEADYITYDTGFGKTPEYWMGWITAYVQWKSGFKFSTIFSAIAPSDIFALYYPLHEADVKKGYDVLMERVEKAPTNLYKLRKKSEITQKQLAQYAEVKERTIRAYEQRETEINKAQVNIVRALSLVLGCSIEDLLE; encoded by the coding sequence ATGATGATCAAAGGCTACAATGAAGTATATCTTGATGATGTCATGGAAGAATTCGCTGTAATGTTTGATTATGCAGTCAATAATCAACATATGGATATTGATACATTTGGTGCTTTATTTTTAGATTCACCTGTTTGTCATGGTATTGAAATTGGAAATCCATATTACATCAATAAAGGTGGAAGTGAATTGGTAATGCTTGTTTTAGAAAGCCATCATTTAGAAGCAGATTATATAACATATGATACAGGATTTGGCAAAACGCCTGAGTATTGGATGGGTTGGATAACTGCTTATGTACAATGGAAATCTGGATTTAAATTTTCTACAATATTTTCAGCTATAGCGCCATCGGATATCTTTGCATTATATTACCCACTTCATGAAGCTGATGTGAAAAAAGGTTATGATGTCCTTATGGAAAGGGTAGAAAAAGCGCCTACAAACCTTTATAAACTACGTAAAAAATCAGAAATAACACAAAAGCAGTTAGCACAATATGCAGAAGTAAAAGAAAGAACCATTCGTGCTTATGAACAGCGAGAAACAGAAATCAATAAAGCACAAGTGAATATCGTGAGAGCGTTATCTTTGGTTTTGGGATGTAGTATAGAAGATTTGTTAGAATAA
- a CDS encoding DUF362 domain-containing protein — protein sequence MGKSKVYFTKEITSEAMVKMYEALQVSLQGKVAVKLHSGEVGNQNFLRPPFMKPIIDHVHGTIVESNTAYEGKRNTTKAHWETMKLHGWTDIAPVDILDEDGDMELGVDGKQIKTNYVGSHMKNYDSMLVLSHFKGHPMGGFGGALKNISIGIASSYGKAYIHGVGKPDEFWTADHDAFLESMADASKSIMDYYKGQIVFINVMCNMSVDCDCCAVAEDPKIKDIGILASNDPVALDQACLDFVYQSEDPGKADLIERIESRNGVHTVEAAEELGVGSREYELISI from the coding sequence ATGGGAAAATCAAAAGTATATTTCACAAAAGAAATCACGTCAGAAGCTATGGTCAAAATGTATGAAGCTTTACAAGTATCACTTCAAGGCAAGGTTGCTGTCAAGTTACATTCAGGAGAAGTAGGAAATCAAAATTTCTTACGTCCACCGTTTATGAAACCGATTATTGATCATGTGCATGGTACGATTGTCGAAAGCAACACTGCATATGAAGGAAAACGAAATACGACAAAAGCTCATTGGGAAACAATGAAACTTCATGGATGGACAGATATTGCGCCAGTTGATATCTTGGATGAAGATGGCGATATGGAATTAGGTGTAGATGGTAAACAAATTAAGACAAATTATGTAGGTTCACATATGAAAAATTATGATTCTATGCTGGTTTTATCTCACTTCAAAGGACATCCTATGGGTGGATTTGGCGGAGCATTAAAGAATATTTCTATTGGTATTGCGTCTAGCTATGGAAAGGCATATATACATGGTGTAGGTAAACCAGATGAATTTTGGACCGCAGATCATGACGCCTTCTTAGAATCTATGGCCGACGCATCAAAATCCATTATGGATTATTATAAAGGTCAAATCGTATTTATCAATGTGATGTGCAATATGTCAGTAGATTGTGATTGTTGTGCTGTGGCAGAAGATCCTAAAATTAAAGATATTGGTATTTTGGCATCTAATGATCCTGTTGCTCTTGATCAAGCATGTTTAGATTTCGTTTATCAAAGTGAAGATCCTGGTAAAGCAGATCTTATTGAACGAATTGAATCAAGAAATGGTGTACATACCGTTGAAGCAGCAGAAGAACTAGGTGTTGGTTCTAGAGAATATGAATTAATTTCTATCTAA
- a CDS encoding heavy metal-binding domain-containing protein, giving the protein MAKKMCSVCGKRAEGLGTYPTQFKDIYMCTDCYESLKAFKNGRGAKTSEILKEKYRLAMQEMRERNYPQNVIDNVEAWFKEGIQEKEAKENAKKDDGFMMTTCPTFEGYRILSYHGIISGESVLGTGFISSWEASVADMTGTESEAFIAKLQDAKVAAKKRIIERCLFNGGNAIVGVDIEYTMFNSNMIGVILTGTAVKIEKIEEIKEND; this is encoded by the coding sequence ATGGCAAAGAAAATGTGCAGTGTGTGCGGAAAACGTGCAGAAGGGTTGGGAACATATCCAACACAATTTAAAGATATCTATATGTGTACAGATTGTTACGAAAGTTTAAAAGCATTTAAGAATGGGAGAGGCGCAAAAACATCAGAAATATTAAAGGAAAAATATCGTTTAGCAATGCAAGAAATGCGAGAACGCAATTATCCTCAAAATGTTATTGATAATGTAGAAGCATGGTTCAAAGAAGGAATCCAGGAAAAAGAAGCAAAAGAAAATGCGAAAAAAGATGATGGATTTATGATGACGACTTGTCCAACTTTTGAAGGCTATCGTATCCTTTCCTATCATGGCATCATCAGTGGGGAAAGCGTATTAGGTACAGGCTTTATCAGCAGTTGGGAAGCATCTGTTGCGGATATGACAGGTACTGAATCAGAAGCATTTATCGCCAAACTTCAGGATGCGAAAGTTGCTGCTAAGAAACGTATCATTGAACGATGCCTGTTTAATGGTGGAAATGCCATTGTTGGTGTGGATATCGAATATACTATGTTCAATAGTAATATGATCGGGGTAATCTTAACAGGAACGGCAGTAAAAATTGAAAAAATTGAAGAAATAAAAGAAAACGATTGA